In the genome of Nitrospinota bacterium, the window CGAATTATCTCCGTGGTGCGATGCGGACAAGGTGAAGCAGGCGGTTTTGTTTGCCGAGGCGGACGCTGAATATGAGCAAAGAAAAGCGAACTTGAAAACAGCTATTTTGGAGCTTTCCGCAAGTGAACGGTCTATCTATTTTACGGAGATAGGCGTGCCGACCGATACAGATGTAAACGTCTGGCTCGCTCCAAGTCCGGTGGTGGTGTAGCCCCATGCCCCGAACCCTCACGACGGCGGTAAAGACGGCGCTTGCGAGCGGGAACATCAATCTGTTCCACTTCGTCTCGCTCGCCTTCTCCACGACTATCTATTACACTACCGCCCCGTTCAGCATTTCATGGAACGGCGTGACATGGGTAGCGTCCGGCAATATTCTGAGACTGCCCGATATTACGGAAGAGCTGGAGCTCCGCGTCGGCTCGTGCGAGCTCGTACTCTCCGGCGTGAATACCGATAACATCGGGCTGATGCTGTCGGAGAAGTTTCTCGACAGGGAAGCGGTGATATACCGTTTCCTGCTCGATTCAAACAACGCGGTCATTGCCGATCCGTGGATCCACTTCAAGGGGCGTATATCCACATGGAGCCTGGCGGAAGATTCATCCAGCGGATCCAGCCTCTTGAGCCTTGATCTCGCGTCCGCACTCGCCAACTTCGAGCAGGTCGGCGGTCGACGGGGTAATCATGAGGATCAGCAGATAGTAGACCCGGGGGATGAGGGATACAAGGACGCGGATCATCAGGTCGCCATACCGTGGGGGCGAGGATAATGGGTTTTTCAATTAATATCCCCACACCGAAAATAACCATCCCGAAGGTAAATATCGGGAACAAGATAGCGAACGCCGGCATATGGGCGGCGAACCAGCTCACAGGCGCAGGTATCCCCACGATAGAACAGAGCGAAAATGCGATCAATCGCACGATGGATGGTATCGGCGCGGAACTCGATAGATTGACGCATCTGGCAAAACTCGCAAAGGCTTCTGTCTATTCGGATATTTCCAAGATACCGATACCGTACGGCGTAACCCGCGCGGAAGGGCGCGTGAAATACAGGAACTACTCCGGCACAAAGGACGAATACCTCCATCTCTGCATAGAGTTCGGCGAAGGGGAGGTCGGCGGAATAGACGAGATATATTTCGACGAAGAGCTCGCGTTCAACGCGGCAGGCACCCTGCAGGCAAGATTCAAGGACGACGCCAGCAATCCCTACGCATGGGTGACGAAGCATTATGGCACGGTCCCGCAGACGGCCGACGCCGGTCTGATGGCGGAGTTCGGAACGGACTATCCGTCAACGCGCCGGTTCACAGGTACCGCCTATATATATCTTAAACTACAGTACGACCAGAACATCTATACCCGCGTTCCGCACATAACGGCGAATATCCGGGGGCGGAAGGTTTACGACCCGCGCAACGGCACGACCGCCTACAGCGCGAACGCCGCGCTGGCGATAAACGATTACCTCCAGTTTCCCCGGGGTGGCAAGGGACTGCCGTCGTCGATGGTGAACGCGGACTATATAAAATCGGCCGCCGATGTCTGCGACCAGCAGGTCGAGGAGTTCCAGGGTTCCGGCACGACCATCGCGAAGTTCGAGGCAAACGGTCTGGTCGACACGTCGAAAACGATGTTCCAAAATATTCAGGATCTCCTTACAGCCTGTCGAGGCTGGCTGCCGTTCATCCAGGGGGAGTACCGCCTCATCATAGAAAAGGACGAAGAGCCGGTGTTCGACTTCGACAGCTCGAACGTGATGGAAGGAACCCTCACCGTTAGCGGAGGGTCGAAGGAGGATATGCTCAACCGCGTGAAAGTGAAGTTCTCAAACCGGATAACCGATTCCGGCACAGGCGCGATAAGCTGGCAGCCGGGCCTAGCCGTGGAGGACAGCTCTGTTTTCCGCGCGGATGATAACGGAGTGGTGCTCGAAAGCGAGATCGAGATGCCGTTCGAGATCTCGCCATACCGCGCGCACTACCGGGGCGAAACAGTTCTCAAGCGGAGCCGTCAGCCCCTTGCCGCGTCGTTCGTTGCCAGCCCGGAGGCTATCGTCTGCACGCCTGGTGACGTGGTGACATATACAAAAGATTCGCTTGGCTGGGAGAAAAAGAAGTTCCGCATCCACAAGATGATGCACCCGGCCGACTCGCTCGGCCTGGTCGCGGTCGTGCTGAAGGAGCACGAGCCGACGGTATATGACCACACCGTCCCGGTCGAGATAACCACACCGCCAGACACGACGATCCACAGCATGTTCTCTGTTCCGGCGCCGACCGGTCTGACGCTTCTTGCCGATAATTCGGTACATCAGACCGGGCCTGATGGTACGGTCATTCACCGCATAAAGGCGACATGGACCGCCCCGGCGGACGCGTTCGTGGTCGATTACGATTTTGAATACAAGGTGAGCGGAGGGGCGGAGGACTGGACGCGGACACGGATACCGAAAACGACTGAACACTATATCAAAGGGGTGAAGGGGGAGCAGAATTATGATGTCAGGGTTCGCGCCGTCAACTCGATAGGCGTTGTCTCTCCATACGTCACCAAGACGAACTGGCCAGTAAATAAGAAAACCACCACGCCAAGCGCGCCAAGCAGTTTATCTGCCGCAGCAGTATTTGGCGGAATAAGATTGAAGTGGATTAATCCTACGGAAATAGATTTTAGCTATATCAAAATATATAGGCACACCAGTGATTCCCTTTCTAGCGCGACCATGATTGCAGATGTGCGGGGTAATGTATTTATAGATAAATATGCCAATCCCGGTAACACATATTATTACTGGATTGTCGCTATTAATACAAGCGATTCCGCCAGTGCATTTCATCCTGCGCTTAACGGGGTTACATGTGTAAGTGATGATATACAGAAGAAAATTAAAAGCTACAATGCTGGGCCGGTAACGATCGCATATTCAGCCCCCGGTATGTTGTTAAACCAGATACAACTTCCCGCTGTTCCAACAAAATATGAGTGGCAATGCAAGGTGAAAAACACATCTACCTCAGCGGTAAATTACAATATAGTTATAGAAACACGTTCACTTATCGGTGGCTCATGGACATATTGGGCGGTAAAAACTTATAATTTTACAGTCGCGGCATTAACTGAAGATCATAAATATGGCTATGTGAATAACAGATCCCCTTACATGTGGAACAGTTATCATAATATAAAGGCTTACACAACAACCGTTGGAGCAACATTGGAATTGTCGGAAATATTTTTCGAGGTGTGGGGGGAAGAGATCCCTTTCTAATAATTTTTAGACATTAGCCGCACAGCGTAGTAGTTGCTGTGTTGCAGGTCGGCGATGTCGAGCAAAGTTTTGTCGAACTCGAAATACACAGCCTGACCTTTGGTCGCGCCTTGCACGAGGAAATCAGACGTAGCATGCCATGCAAAAACCGTATCAGGGAACATGTCATATTTGCCAGCCAATGAAAGTAGGCTCTCGGCTGTTGGTAGTGTCCAGTTCGTCCGTCCGCAAAAAGCGATATCGTTGACTGCATTTATATAGAAGGGCATAGTGCAAGTATAAGGAGAATCTCCATCTGGGGGGTAAGTGAAAGTGTTGCGGTAATCTCTTAATCCCCTGTGATCAGTCCCAAGCGTTTTTACTTCCCATATGACATTTAATTCTTTATCTTCTACGCATTGCCACGCTTGGGTGCTGTATTTAGCCGTCTGGTCGGAAAGAGGTTTTCCAGATACATCAAGCTTTACAAATCTTGAGTCTGGGAACTGCTGGTCGTTGACATTCTCTTTCCCGCGTACTGTTATGCTTTTGTAGCGGATGTCTGTTGGGGGCTCACATATCACATCTGTTGTTCCCGGAGCCGCCTGATTATCGTTACCCGACGGGACCCCGCACGACACCAGAAACAGGGAGATTAAAAGAAGCCATTTCATTCAGTTCACCTCGAATGTTCCTTTCTGATTTGTAGTGAAAATATACCATAGAGTAGGCACTACAGGAACTGGAAAAAAGGTCTACTTGTATATATTCTTCACTCTCATCCCTGCACCTCCGGGGGTGGGGGAGGCTCGGCCTTCCTGGTAGTCCTTGCGCTTGCGCGGTTCAGTTTCTTTACCGCATCCATCGCCTTATCCCCGTCTACAAGGTCGCGCTTCAAGACCTCCTGTTTCACGACCGGCGCGATGTCCCCTATCTCTAGCCTCACTTTGGGATTGAGCTTCTTGAGTTCCTTTCTGATCTCTTTCAGCACGGAGTCACCCATGATCGCGGCCGCAATCAGGTATCGGCTCACAGCCTGCCTTTGGGCATGGAACTCTTTTAGAGATGAGTTACCCCGCCCCTCTTTCGAAAGGAGGTAAAGGCTTTCTATATCGTCCGTTTTTCTGTGGTTCATCTCAAGGAGATTGAAGGAGAGCACGATCTCCTTGTCGATAGGCTGGGCGAATTTGATTTTATATATAAGCCATTCGATTCCGTTTGTAAGAGCCACCCACTCGCAACCTTCGTTGGCAGCGTAATCGACCGACTGTTTTGTATGCTTGTCTTTGAGGTCGAGGCCGATGGCTTTTACTTCTATGAGCAGGAGAAGCCTGTTCTTTACCTTGATGGCAAGATCGCAGTACGTTCCCCTGATGGCATATTCGGATGTGATGTCGCTGTATTTGTCGTAGCCGAACAGATCCTCTAGCAGGTCTTTGATGATGGTTACGGTATCAGCTTCGTTTATGTCTCGCTCCTTTGCAGACGCAAGAATAGACTGATAATTTTTTAACTTTTTACTGATACGCTCGACGACCCTTTTCGGAACAGCCATGACAACACACCCTCTCTAACTCTGATTAATTCATCTCCACTTATTCACCTGGTGAACAGGATGACCGCGAGAAGTTGTAATACAACGAACCCGACCAGGTATAGAAGAGCGTCAGCCATGCTCATGAGCCACCTCTTCGCGACCGCTGCCACTGTCAGGATCATCCACGATAAACCCCCTCAAAAAAACTGGTTAACTCCAATATACCGAAAGGGAGAAAAATTGCAAACTTTTTAACCGCCTCCTCTGCTTCCATCTATACCGCATCAGGAAAAACAAATGAACTGTCAGCTTCCTCCGCAAATACATATCCGGGGCGGCTGAATGGGCAACGAGTTTGCCCCTTTTTGCCCTGCTTTTCAGGGGAGAAAATATGCTCCCAGCCAACACCCAGCCAACGAAAAATCACCGAATAAAAGAAAGGGAATCATTGATATATAAGGAGTTAAGGGGATTAAAATGGTCGGGGCGGCAGGATTCGAACCTGCGGCCCCCTGGTCCCAAACCAGGTACGCTAGCCAGACTGCGCTACGCCCCGAACTTAACGAAGCTATTGATACTACCCTTGCCAGCGACCCTAATCAATAACAAAGTGATTGTTAATAGTTTCAGCTCAGCTCTAGTATTTCCTGCCGTCGACGCGTCCTGATATCCTTTTATTCAGCATCCTGATAAGTCCATAAAAGAGGTTGAATTCGCTTTCAGTCATATTGGCCCTTTCAAAAACGTCTCTCATCTTCAGTTCGATAGAGGGCATCTCAAATCCGATCGCCTCTGCTACCGACAAGAATTCCTCTATAAACATCCCGCTTTTCTCTTTTGGAAGATGAATAGTATCGCCCACTCCTTCTCTCGCTGTCTCCCCGGCTTGTGCCATCGCTTCAATTTTTATTTGCAATGCAACCATGCAGACCGATTGAGCGAGATTGACTGATGGGAACTCCGGTTCGACAGGGAGCCGGATAACGCCATTCGCTTTGTCGGTTTCATCCCTTGAGAGCCCGTATTTTTCGGAACCGAAGAGTATAGCTACCCTGTTGGTTTTTGCAGTCGAGACGATTCTCCTCGCCCCTTCAACCAGGCTTAATGCTGTTTCCTGCTTCATGCGGTGGGAAGTGGCGAATGTCAGGTGATATGAGGATATCGCATCGGTTATAGATTCATGGATATCTGCCGATTCAATCATCTCTTCAGTGCCGTGGGCCATCCTGATGGCCGAAATGTGCATGTACTCCGTCGGATTTACCAGATGCAACCGGGTAAATCCCAGGTTCTTCATCAGACGTCCTGCGGAGCCGATATTCCCAGAGTGGCGCGTCCGGTCGAGGATTATCCCGATGTTTCCCAATATCTTCAATATATCTTCCATTAAGATCCCAATACGTTACTACCTGTTATTTCGCCAATATTTGGAAATATAAAAATAATCCCCTTTCTCCTCTGGCGTTCAATAGAATTCTAGCATGAAAGGTTTTCCAGGAATTTATCTTCACGTTCCATTCTGCCGTTCGAAGTGCGCCTACTGCGACTTTTCATCTTTCGCGCAAAAGGAGCCGCTTATGGAACCGTATGCGGACTCGGTTATAAAGGAGATCTCCGCAGCACAAGATTTCACCCCTTCGACGATCTATATAGGGGGAGGTACCCCATCTTTTCTTCCTGCAAATCTACTGGAAAGAATATTCAATTCACTGCAAAAAAAGTACAGCATCGCCCCGGAAATGGAGATCACCCTCGAAATGAATCCGGCAGGCGGGAGCGCAGAGTATCTGAAGGAGTTGCGAAGGCTCGGTATAAACAGGCTGAGCATAGGGGTGCAGAGTTTCAGTAGCGAAAAGTTGAAAAAAATTGGTAGGGATGCCGACCCGTCAGACGCATACACTTCTTTTGATAACGCAAGAAGCGCCGGATTTGAAAATATTTCAGCGGATATCATCTACGGAGCGCCAGGGGAGGGGATGGGGGAAGTCTTGTCCGACATCGAAAAAGTTGTTGAGTTGAATCCCGAACATATTTCCGCCTATCAGCTCACTTATACAGAGGGGACGCCAATCTACGAAGCGAAAAGGAGAGGGGAGATTTCACCAATCGATGAAGAGGGAGAAGCCGATATCTATGGTGAGGTTTCCCGGTTACTGATATCCAAAGGTTACCGGCATTATGAGATATCAAATTACTCGAAGGCCGGGATGGAATCTTTACACAACACCGGATACTGGATGGGGGATGACTACCGCGGATTTGGAAGCTCGGCACACTCCTTTATAGGAGGTGAGAGATTCGAGAATATCGCAAAGCCTGAAACCTATATTGAAACGGTATCAAGGGGAGGGAACCCCTCAAAAAAGATAATTGAAGACGATAAGGAGAGATTCGCGAACTATCTTCTGATGAGGTTAAGGCTCATAGGGGATGAGATCACCTTTCGGGAAATTGATACCAGTTTCGGCGGAAGTTTTCGGGAAAAATTCAAAATCCCCCTTCATCTCTTGGAAAATCAAGGGCTTATACTAGTGTCTCAAACCGGATTTCAGCTGACAGAAAAAGGTCTGTTTTTGTTAAACTTTATCTTGTTGGAGTTCATAAAAGTGTTATAAAATGCACTCCGAACATGGGAGAAAATAACAAATGACTGATCCGCGTCTAAAAGTTTTTAAACATATATCCGATATCGTCGGTTCTGTAATAGATATTGATAATCTTTTCGACGTTATTCTGGTTACCGCTACCAAGATAATGAATGCCAAAGCGAGCTCATTACTCCTCAAGGATGAGCTGACCGGCAAGCTCTTTTTCCACATCGCCACAGGTGACAAGAAGGATGAGGTTCGCAGGTATGAGCTTGAAAAAGGGGAAGGTCTCGCAGGGTGGGTAGCCGAGAACGGACAGCCGATACTTGTACCTAATGTAAAAGAGGATCCACGCTGGAGCAGCAAAATTGCGGAGGAGACCAGTTTTGAAACCAACTCCATAGCATGCTCCCCGATGAAGGTCGATAACAGGATACTAGGCGTTATCGAGATCATCGACCATGAGGATGGAAGCGTGCTTGATAGCAACGATCTGGAAATGCTGAACGCCTTCAGCGAACTCTCCGCCGCCCTTATATTGAAGGCGAGGGTCTATTCATCCGTAAAAAGTCAGGCTACCCGTTTGAAAAAGGAGCTCGACCAGAAATTTACAATAATCGGCGACAGCCCAATTATGAAGAAAGTCATGTCCGACTGTGCGAAGGTGGCGCATTCAAAGGCAACTGTGATGGTTACCGGTAACAGCGGAACAGGGAAGGAACTGATAGCAAGGTATATTCATGACTCGAGCCCCCGGAGCGAAAATCCGTTCATTGCCGTAAACTGCGCCGCGCTTGTTGAGACACTCCTCGAAAGCGAGCTTTTCGGCCATGAGAAAGGATCCTTCACCGGAGCGGACTCGAAAAAGGCCGGCCTTTTCGAAGCGGCGAACGGCGGGACTATATTCCTTGATGAAATAGGCGAAACGTCGCCGAACATGCAGATAAAACTTCTTCGTGTATTGCAGGAGGGGGCGTTCAACCGCGTTGGAGGGCTGGCGACGATAAATGTCGATGTGCGCGTCATTGCGGCAACGAACCGCGACCTTGAGGAAGAGGTCAAAGCGGGAAAATTCCGTGAGGATCTTTACTACCGCCTTAATGTCGTGCGGGTGAAGATGCCGGATCTAAAGGAGCGTAAGGACGATATACCGCTCCTTGTTTCACACTTTATCCAGAAGTTCCGCAAGAACTCAAAATACGAAGCTGAAGGGATTTCAACCGATGCGATGGAAGTGCTGAAGAAATATCATTGGCCTGGCAACGTAAGGCAACTTGAGAATGTGGTAGAACGCGCTCTCATAATGGGGAGCGGGAAAGAGATAAAACCTGCCGACCTTCCGTTTGAGATATTCGAACAGGGTGAAGGGAAGGTAGAGGTCGGCATTTCTCTAAAGGATGCCCAGGACAATTTCAAGCGTGAGTTCATAAGGCGTACGCTCGACAGCACCGGCGGAAGCAAGACGAAGGCGGCGCAGTTGCTCGACATACAGCGCACCTACCTCTCGCGCCTCATCAAGGAACTCGGCATCGAATAACCTTGCTAGCATACCCGCCTATCTCTTATCCCCGTATGATCTTCCTGTAACAGGCATTTCCCTGCTTTGGGCTTCATCCTTGAATAGCAAGAAGTAGTGGGAGAGGGTAGCAAAAGAGAGTTAAACGGTTCTCCGTTTTACACTGCCGCTTCCGGTTTCGAGCTCCGATCTCATCTTCTCGAAACCTTCGCGCCCCATCATGGCGTATGTATATTTTTTTCCGAATTCCACTCCGGGCTGGTCGAACGGGTCGATGCCGTAAAGCCCACCGGCGTATGCTGTCGCCGCTTCGAGCATGAACATAAGCTGTCCAAGGGTATGAGCATTCAATTCCGGTAACTTTATTGTCATGCTGGGGCGGTTGTGAGTAGTCAGGGCGTATTCGGTCCCTTCCATCTCCGTTTTGATAAGTTTGTTGAGGCTCTTTCCGGCTAGATATTTCAGAGGCGCCTTATCTTCGAACACTTCAGGTATGACGACCTCTTTTGAAAAATTTTCAATCTCAAGGAATACGAACATCTTGTCGTTCGGCCCTTCTACATAAAGCTGCACCTGCGAGTGCTGGTCGGTCACTCCGAGCGCCTTTATCGGCGTCTGTCCGGTATTGACCTGCTTTCCCTGAAGGTCTTTCGCTTTGCCGAGGCTTTCGGCCCAGAGTTGCCGGAACCAATCGGCAACGCCGTACAGTTTAGTGGAATAGGGCATCATGACGGTTGATGATTTACCTTTCCTTACATCGGCGAGGTAGTGGAGTGCGCCTAAAATGTACGCCGGATTTTCGTTGAACTTTTCGGAAGAGCATCGCTCCGCCATCCGTGAGGCCCCATCAAGGAGGAGGTTGATATCGATCCCGGCGCAAGCGAGCGGGAGGAGGCCGACCGGAGTGAATACTGAGAAGCGACCCCCAACGTTTGCCGGTATCTCGAACGACTCCAGCCCGAATTCGTCCACTATCTCGCGCAGTATCCCGTTCTTCGCGTCGGTAGTGATCACCACCCTTTTTTTCCACTTCCCTTTCAGCTTTGATCTCAAAAGATCGAAAACCACCATGAATTGGCTCATCGTCTCGGCAGTCGTCCCCGACTTTGATATTACGTTGTATATTGTCTTCTTCGGATCGGCGATGGAGAGGACTTCATCGAACCAGTCTGGATCAATATTGTCGGCAACGAAGAGCCGCGGAAAACCTTTTCTTTTGTTTCGCGCAAGGAGATTATAGAAGGATGGATTTAGAGCGGATTGAACCGCTGACGCGCCTAGAGCAGAGCCCCCTATGCCGAGAACGACCAGGTTTTCGTACTTCTCCCGTATTTTCCGCGCGAATTTTATGAGAGGAGCAGTGTCGTTTGATGCAAGGTCGAAGAACCCAATTGTGCCGTTCGTGCGCAGCTCATTCAAACGAGAGTGTACTGCGGGGGTTTTTGCGACAGCTTCTGTAATTTCCTTTTCAGATATGCCATGTTCGCCACCAATTGCCTTTTCCAGCATATTGGTATAGTCGACAAGGATATCCCTTGAATTGATCATGGCTTATCTTACCCATCCTGTTTGGCAAATGGGAGTAAAAAGAAG includes:
- a CDS encoding phage tail protein; protein product: MGFSINIPTPKITIPKVNIGNKIANAGIWAANQLTGAGIPTIEQSENAINRTMDGIGAELDRLTHLAKLAKASVYSDISKIPIPYGVTRAEGRVKYRNYSGTKDEYLHLCIEFGEGEVGGIDEIYFDEELAFNAAGTLQARFKDDASNPYAWVTKHYGTVPQTADAGLMAEFGTDYPSTRRFTGTAYIYLKLQYDQNIYTRVPHITANIRGRKVYDPRNGTTAYSANAALAINDYLQFPRGGKGLPSSMVNADYIKSAADVCDQQVEEFQGSGTTIAKFEANGLVDTSKTMFQNIQDLLTACRGWLPFIQGEYRLIIEKDEEPVFDFDSSNVMEGTLTVSGGSKEDMLNRVKVKFSNRITDSGTGAISWQPGLAVEDSSVFRADDNGVVLESEIEMPFEISPYRAHYRGETVLKRSRQPLAASFVASPEAIVCTPGDVVTYTKDSLGWEKKKFRIHKMMHPADSLGLVAVVLKEHEPTVYDHTVPVEITTPPDTTIHSMFSVPAPTGLTLLADNSVHQTGPDGTVIHRIKATWTAPADAFVVDYDFEYKVSGGAEDWTRTRIPKTTEHYIKGVKGEQNYDVRVRAVNSIGVVSPYVTKTNWPVNKKTTTPSAPSSLSAAAVFGGIRLKWINPTEIDFSYIKIYRHTSDSLSSATMIADVRGNVFIDKYANPGNTYYYWIVAINTSDSASAFHPALNGVTCVSDDIQKKIKSYNAGPVTIAYSAPGMLLNQIQLPAVPTKYEWQCKVKNTSTSAVNYNIVIETRSLIGGSWTYWAVKTYNFTVAALTEDHKYGYVNNRSPYMWNSYHNIKAYTTTVGATLELSEIFFEVWGEEIPF
- a CDS encoding DUF1566 domain-containing protein, translating into MKWLLLISLFLVSCGVPSGNDNQAAPGTTDVICEPPTDIRYKSITVRGKENVNDQQFPDSRFVKLDVSGKPLSDQTAKYSTQAWQCVEDKELNVIWEVKTLGTDHRGLRDYRNTFTYPPDGDSPYTCTMPFYINAVNDIAFCGRTNWTLPTAESLLSLAGKYDMFPDTVFAWHATSDFLVQGATKGQAVYFEFDKTLLDIADLQHSNYYAVRLMSKNY
- a CDS encoding type I restriction enzyme HsdR N-terminal domain-containing protein, which codes for MAVPKRVVERISKKLKNYQSILASAKERDINEADTVTIIKDLLEDLFGYDKYSDITSEYAIRGTYCDLAIKVKNRLLLLIEVKAIGLDLKDKHTKQSVDYAANEGCEWVALTNGIEWLIYKIKFAQPIDKEIVLSFNLLEMNHRKTDDIESLYLLSKEGRGNSSLKEFHAQRQAVSRYLIAAAIMGDSVLKEIRKELKKLNPKVRLEIGDIAPVVKQEVLKRDLVDGDKAMDAVKKLNRASARTTRKAEPPPPPEVQG
- the hemW gene encoding radical SAM family heme chaperone HemW codes for the protein MKGFPGIYLHVPFCRSKCAYCDFSSFAQKEPLMEPYADSVIKEISAAQDFTPSTIYIGGGTPSFLPANLLERIFNSLQKKYSIAPEMEITLEMNPAGGSAEYLKELRRLGINRLSIGVQSFSSEKLKKIGRDADPSDAYTSFDNARSAGFENISADIIYGAPGEGMGEVLSDIEKVVELNPEHISAYQLTYTEGTPIYEAKRRGEISPIDEEGEADIYGEVSRLLISKGYRHYEISNYSKAGMESLHNTGYWMGDDYRGFGSSAHSFIGGERFENIAKPETYIETVSRGGNPSKKIIEDDKERFANYLLMRLRLIGDEITFREIDTSFGGSFREKFKIPLHLLENQGLILVSQTGFQLTEKGLFLLNFILLEFIKVL
- a CDS encoding sigma-54-dependent Fis family transcriptional regulator, with product MTDPRLKVFKHISDIVGSVIDIDNLFDVILVTATKIMNAKASSLLLKDELTGKLFFHIATGDKKDEVRRYELEKGEGLAGWVAENGQPILVPNVKEDPRWSSKIAEETSFETNSIACSPMKVDNRILGVIEIIDHEDGSVLDSNDLEMLNAFSELSAALILKARVYSSVKSQATRLKKELDQKFTIIGDSPIMKKVMSDCAKVAHSKATVMVTGNSGTGKELIARYIHDSSPRSENPFIAVNCAALVETLLESELFGHEKGSFTGADSKKAGLFEAANGGTIFLDEIGETSPNMQIKLLRVLQEGAFNRVGGLATINVDVRVIAATNRDLEEEVKAGKFREDLYYRLNVVRVKMPDLKERKDDIPLLVSHFIQKFRKNSKYEAEGISTDAMEVLKKYHWPGNVRQLENVVERALIMGSGKEIKPADLPFEIFEQGEGKVEVGISLKDAQDNFKREFIRRTLDSTGGSKTKAAQLLDIQRTYLSRLIKELGIE
- a CDS encoding glucose-6-phosphate isomerase; translated protein: MINSRDILVDYTNMLEKAIGGEHGISEKEITEAVAKTPAVHSRLNELRTNGTIGFFDLASNDTAPLIKFARKIREKYENLVVLGIGGSALGASAVQSALNPSFYNLLARNKRKGFPRLFVADNIDPDWFDEVLSIADPKKTIYNVISKSGTTAETMSQFMVVFDLLRSKLKGKWKKRVVITTDAKNGILREIVDEFGLESFEIPANVGGRFSVFTPVGLLPLACAGIDINLLLDGASRMAERCSSEKFNENPAYILGALHYLADVRKGKSSTVMMPYSTKLYGVADWFRQLWAESLGKAKDLQGKQVNTGQTPIKALGVTDQHSQVQLYVEGPNDKMFVFLEIENFSKEVVIPEVFEDKAPLKYLAGKSLNKLIKTEMEGTEYALTTHNRPSMTIKLPELNAHTLGQLMFMLEAATAYAGGLYGIDPFDQPGVEFGKKYTYAMMGREGFEKMRSELETGSGSVKRRTV